Genomic window (Magnolia sinica isolate HGM2019 chromosome 10, MsV1, whole genome shotgun sequence):
AATGGAGTAGCAGAACGAAAGAATCGGCACATTACTGAGGTAGCAACCACCATGATGGAGTATGCCGGTGTTCCAAAATTTCTTTAGGCTGAAGCAAAATCAACAGCTATGTATCTGATCAATCGATTACCTTCCAGTGTTTTGGCCAACCAGAAAACTCTCACGTTCTTCCTTCATGATAAAGATCCCGATTATAGTCGGTTACAAGTGTTTGGATGCATTGCTTTTGTCCATCTTCCAGAGCGAGAATGGGATAAACTCAATCCCAGGGCAGCTAAATGTGTATTTCTTGGATATAGGGAGAATCAGAAAGGATATCGTTGTTATGATCCATCTTCTCATCGTGTTCGTGTGTCAAAATTTGCTTTATTATAAAGTTGTCCATGCATCTCCTTCAGTTACCATTGTTCCATCTTCCATTTCTCATATGTCTTCTTTTGAAGACAATCATTCTATGCTTCCTTCTCCCACTCCTCCTTTGCAGGTCTACCAACGCCGTGTGAAGCCTATCTCTCTTGGGTCCTCTCCCTCAGCTGCTCCTGCTTCCAATCAGTTGTCTTCTTCTCCTATTGCGCAAGTAACTATCCGATCTTCCACTGAGATTCAATTACGACGTTCCAGTCGTTCGTCTATTCCTCCCCGTCAATTAAATCTTTTTACCTCTCATCATGCCTTGTTTTCTGGATTAGATTCTTTGGTTGTCCCTACTTCTTATTCTCAGGCATCTACACAACCGTGTTGGGTAAAGGCCATGGATGATAAGATTCAGGCACTCGAGGAAAATGCTACTTGAATGCTGGTTCCATTACCTAAGGGGAAGCAAGTGATAGGAAGCAAATGGGTATATACTGTGAAATTAAAATCTGATGGGAGCTTAGATCGATACAAAGCTCGGCTCGTGGCCCAGGGCTATAAACAAGAATatggagttgattatgatgagacattcactCCAATGGGAAAAATGAAAACGGTCCGTTCCTTGATCACTATAAGTGCTTCTAAAGGTTGGCAACTTAGTCAACTCGATGTCAAGTATGCTTTCCTCCATGGAAATCTCAAAGCAGAAGTTTACTTGAAGCAACCTCCCGTTTACAAATCCAAGGATCCACGCTTAGTTTGCAAGCTATCTAAAGCTTTATATGGACTTAAATAAGCACCAAGAGCATGGTTTGAAAAATTCCATGGGGAGTTAACCATGACAGGCTATTCTCAAAGCAATATGATTCTTCATTGCTTATTCTCAAGACTGATTCAGGTCTAGTTGCTTTATTGGTCTATGTCAATGATATTCTCATCACAGGAAGTGATGCTCAAGGAATTGTTGATCTCAAATTATTACTTTATTCCTCATTTCATATGAAGGATATGGGGCCGTTAACATATTTTTTAGGTCTTGAAATTTCTCATAATACTAAAGGTTATCTCTTGAGTTAACGAAAGTATACCTGTGATTTGATCAAGCTTGCAAACCTTACGGATAACAAGACCCATGAGATTCTTCTAGAATTGAATGTCAAGTATGGGAAAGATGATGGCGACCTTCTCTCCGATGTTACATCCTATAGGCAGCTGGTGGGAAGACTAGTCTATCTCACTATGTCTCGTCCCGATATCTCATATGCAGTTCATGTTTTTAGCCAGTTTGTTGAGGCTCCTTGCACATTGCATATGACGGCAGTTCATCGCATTATTCGTTACCTTAGAGGTACCCTCAACCAAGCGCTTCTCTTTCCATCGTCGCCTAATCTACAattatctgcttactctgatgcagATTGGGTAAGATGTCCCATTTCACGACAGTCCACCGCGGGTTATTGTGTTTTCTTAGGACAATCATTGGTTAGCTGGAAATGTAAAAAGCAAACCACGGCATCTAGATCCAGCACAAAAGCAGAATACCGTGCAATGGCAGATGCATGTAGTGAAATTACTTGGTTCCGGGGATTGTTAACAAAACTTGGGATCTTTTTGTCTGTGGCAACTCCATTATATGCTGACAATCTTAGTGCGATTCAGTTGGCTTCGAATCCGATATTTCACGAGCGCACTAAACACATTAAAGTTGACTGCCACTTTGTGAGAGAAAAATACACAGCTggaatcatttctcttcctcatgtgACATCAGCgctacaacttgctgatttttTTACCAAAACTATGACATCATCTCATCATAGGTTTCTTCGTGGCAAACTGATGTTGGTTCACTATCCCACATCAGTTtgagggggggtgtgaatagaaTATTGTATATAGGGGTTGTTAGGTATAAAATACCATGTATAGAGAAGCTCTTAAATAACCTTCCTTGTATAGCCTTGTAATGTGGTTATTTAAACCtacctttgggttgaagaaagATAGAAAACATTCTCCAAATTCGCGTGTTTACAAATCCCTGAGAATAGTTAGCAGCCACGGCAATTGCCATACGTCTTGTCATGTTACAACTCAACAAGAAGGTGAAACAAAGCAAATTGCAAGCATCCATTGAGAAAGTACATGCCTTGTATGATAAAGCATCTAGAAATATTGACAAGGTAGAGAGATTGAGCAAGTTGCATGGTTAGAGGAGAAATGAGTTATAGCAACCAAAATCCTTCGCATGGGTTATTTCTATGCATCTCAAAAATGTTAACTCTTTGAAAGTATTAACGTTTTGGCTCCAATTTCTTTTAGGAAAAAAATCATTACACTTGAAGTTGCTGCAAAGCATCATATAGCTCCATTAGTCAGGTGTATCCCGACCTTATTCCATGCATTCTTCACATAAAGCTCTTCCATACAATATTCACATAAAGCTTGAGGGATCTATTGATATGTTTCAAGAGGGCTTCTCAATTGATAGCCATTATGCTAATGGCACCCATTGTCTAAATCCTTATAGAGAGTGGAAGGGCCTTCCAAATTCAGATAGGACTTGCTCCTCTAAGTAAATCATCCCACATTTCTACTTGCATCTACCTAACCACCAAGCTTTCACAATATCCCCAAGGAACCAATTCATTTTTCATAAGCTTGAACTATCCTCTTTCAATAAACCACTGCTAAGAGAACTGATGAGACTGAGgccccaacatagaaacaaccgtCATAGAAACCAGATTTGAGGGACATTGGCAACGCATGCATTAGAACTGATATGTGGAGAAGTGGCATGAGAACTCCATTCAGTCCTTTTGCATAGCTTGGTATAGGTCAGAGTGCATGCTCAACACAACCAGGTTGAAAAAATCATGGCACGTCACTTGCGGGGAATACCCTGGCTTGATTAAGATTGGAACACGATTTATTCTGATGGTAGATTGGCTGAAGTTTAATGACCAGCTTCCTACCTGAAATCAAACTCTCTTCTTTCACCTGGCCTGCTGGGGACCTGACAGTGCAAATACTACAAACAGGCACAATTGCTACAAGGCAGGATTATGATGATATAATGCTATAGTGTAttattaatatatttaatttactactagatataattattatttaaagaGAAATGATCCAATGCTGACATAGCTCAGAAAGTTATAGTGCCCCTACCTGCTTAAGGTTAGTAGGATAGACCAATTGATCAATCCAAACTGCATACATTTTATGAGCTATTATGTGAAAATTACACGAAATCAGCTGATCTGATCAATCCATAAGTTGGCCTTATCATTTTATAGctatccattttccaagcaaatGTATGGGATGGTCATGGTTCCCTCATAAAAGTGGCCCTTTAGAACCATAAACAATCCACGATAATGGGCTTCAACTTGTTAAGGTTTATTTTTCCATAGCAATCTTGACTGTCCACTTTATAGGCAATTGATCGGATGGCTCGAACAATATGATTGACATGAGTTTTACATGGTAACCCATGAAACAAGTGATGAATGTAATGCACAAACCTGATTGGTTGTTGAACTGACCAAGTCCAATGCAATCATTtctcttatttaaattaattagatTGATAGCTTAATTGTAACATTATGGTGATGTTATTTGTACCCATTTGTCGCAAACGGCGAACCATTTATGGAATAGAAAATCAAAGAAGAGAGGCAAGCAATCAGGTGATCATGAAGACTGTTCATGCATTGCTCTCGGTGGAGAGCAAAATGCTCCCCACAGTTCAGAACGGGGAACAAAGTAGAGGAGCATGATCGAGTACCAGAGTTACTCCATCAAACAAACTCCAATTCTGGAACTCATTTAAAACTTCTCCCCATAGTAGTACGCAGTACCAACCATTAGTGCAACAGTGGCGCCCTGGACAACCACACGAGCCCTCATTAGCTTCTGGCCCAACTGAGAATTTCCTTGTCTGAAACTGATCAATCCAGCTGTGAGCACACCCGCAGTTAAAAGTGCACCTGAAATACTGACGATGATCAAATGAAGAAATACAGCAGAATAGCTTGCCAACAGAGATCTTAATGGGCCTGGCTTTTTTACCAAGCTGGCCTCCTAAAACTTTTCTGGGCCAGTTTGGCCCATTTTATGTTCTCAAACTGCCCCTCTGCCCATGT
Coding sequences:
- the LOC131258222 gene encoding RING-H2 finger protein ATL48-like, with the protein product MEKMDIAADSHHQQLEDLFDQKKRVKNPLVPVGALLTAGVLTAGLISFRQGNSQLGQKLMRARVVVQGATVALMVGTAYYYGEKF